One Buteo buteo chromosome 5, bButBut1.hap1.1, whole genome shotgun sequence DNA window includes the following coding sequences:
- the STK17B gene encoding serine/threonine-protein kinase 17B, with protein sequence MSRRKLENKSLSGLLATSLQTQIKTDNFHNFYMLESKELGRGRCAVVRKCTAKSTGQEYAAKFLKKRRRGQDCKAEILHEIAVLELMKSNPRIVNLHEVYETANEIILVLEYAAGGEIFDLCVPDLDDRIGERDIVRLIRQILEGLCCLHENNIVHLDLKPQNILLSSVNPLGDVKIVDFGMSRKLENCSELRQIMGTTEYLAPEILNYDPITTATDMWNIGVISYMLLTQESPFVGADNQETYLNISQVNVDYSEETFSSVSQPAKDFIQKLLTKNPEERPTAEACLSHLWLQQGEFILLCSPEETCCSSLMPGHTTKCTEERNVKSNCNGTSSNKEDKENIPEDSSTVSKRFRFDDSLQYPQDFMTDFVC encoded by the exons ATGTCGAGGAGAAAGTTGGAGAATAAAAGCCTTTCTGGCTTGTTAGCCACATCTCTGCAGACACAAATCAAGACAGACAATTTCCACAATTTTTATATGCTTGAATCAAAAGAGCTAGGAAG AGGAAGATGTGCTGTGGTTAGAAAATGTACAGCTAAATCCACAGGCCAAGAGTATGCAGCtaaatttttgaagaaaagaagaagaggcCAAGACTGCAAAGCAGAGATTCTTCACGAAATTGCTGTGCTTGAATTAATGAAATCTAATCCTCGCATAGTTAATCTCCACGAAGTCTatgaaacagcaaatgaaatcaTTTTAGTTTTGGAATA tgctgctggaggagaaatATTTGACTTGTGTGTCCCAGATCTGGATGACAGAATTGGTGAAAGGGATATTGTAAGACTTATAAGACAAATACTTGAAGGACTTTGCTGCTTGCACGAAAACAATATTGTTCATCTTGATTTAAAG cctcaaaatattttgctcagCAGTGTCAATCCTCTTGGTGATGTAAAAATTGTAGATTTTGGTATGTCTCGGAAGCTTGAGAATTGTAGTGAACTGCGCCAGATCATGGGAACAACAGAGTATCTAG CTCCAGAAATCTTAAACTACGATCCTATTACCACAGCTACAGATATGTG GAACATAGGTGTAATTTCATACATGCTGCTGACACAAGAATCTCCATTTGTGGGAGCTGATAATCAAGAAACTTACCTTAATATATCTCAAGTTAATGTGGATTACTCAGAAGAAACGTTTTCGTCGGTTTCACAGCCTGCCAAAGACTTCATTCAAAAACTTCTCACAAAAAATCCAGA GGAAAGACCCACAGCAGAGGCCTGTCTTTCTCATTTGTGGTTGCAGCAAGGGGAGTTCATACTCCTGTGTAGCCCTGAAGAAAcctgttgctcttctctgatGCCAGGACACACAACAAAATGCACAGAAGAGCGAAATGTAAAATCCAATTGTAATGGTACCTCTAGCAAtaaggaagacaaagaaaacattccAGAGGACAGCAGTACAGTCTCCAAACGTTTCCGTTTTGATGATTCATTGCAGTATCCCCAAGACTTCATGACAGACTTCGTATGTTAA